From Palaemon carinicauda isolate YSFRI2023 chromosome 29, ASM3689809v2, whole genome shotgun sequence, one genomic window encodes:
- the LOC137622598 gene encoding uncharacterized protein: MQKRSVFVLNRLEHIANLCEAHQVEFSFVSGVQNPADCVTRPVSHNQLTKTNFITGPDFLTDALDNTISRDILTVLVPDPDYSERVEKFAGYVEIQGTDHSQLIPPEKVSSFGKLVNINVLVLKFVNCLKTSLVRKHPDKYSHLFLYSDDFNYYREAYHRVILLDQRSQFPEIFEYFNSASKKLSDIPPLVSQLNVYQDNKGLLRVKSKCDRIKKIKKYREYGFPLLMSKCSPLVPLLIRHTHLSLHHAGCYSVIQEIRKTVWIPHIFSLVKKYIRACIGCKRFRERPIKLNQSSYREVRIDPPNVPFRNIYIDHMGPFYVKVNNSKEKVWILVISCMWSRAVNLKLCDSLSVEDLLRALQLHIYQFGMPEYIVSDLGTQMTAGSNIIETFLSDFETKDFLRRHNMNEIKFDHYYKGNSELGGLVEICVKLSKRLIQGAVGKNILPYKDFEFIVSKTVHLINRRPIAFKDSLREYSPEELPEVITPEKLL; this comes from the coding sequence ATGCAGAAACGCTCAGTGTTTGTTCTTAATAGACTAGAACATATTGCTAACTTGTGTGAGGCACATCAGGtggagttttcttttgtttcaggtgtACAGAACCCAGCAGACTGTGTAACTAGACCTGTTTCTCATAATCAGTTAACCAAGACTAATTTTATCACAGGACCAGATTTTTTGACTGATGCATTAGATAACACTATTAGTAGAGATATTCTTACAGTACTGGTTCCAGACCCAGATTATTCTGAAAGGGTAGAAAAGTTTGCAGGATATGTTGAAATTCAAGGCACTGATCATTCTCAATTAATTCCTCCTGAAAAAGTATCTAGTTTTGGTAAACTGGTTAATATTAATGTTTTAGTGTTAAAGTTTGTGAATTGTCTGAAAACCTCCTTAGTTCGCAAACATCCAGACAAGTATTCTCATTTGTTTCTTTACTCTGATGATTTTAACTATTACAGGGAGGCATATCATAGAGTAATTCTGTTGGACCAGAGAAGTCAGTTTCCTGAAATTTTTGAGTACTTTAATTCTGCTTCAAAGAAATTAAGTGACATTCCACCTTTGGTTTCTCAGTTAAATGTATATCAAGATAACAAAGGGTTGCTGAGAGTAAAAAGTAAGTGTGACCgaatcaagaaaattaaaaaatacaggGAGTATGGTTTTCCCCTGCTGATGTCAAAGTGTAGCCCATTAGTTCCTTTGTTAATTAGGCACACACATCTTAGCTTACATCATGCAGGGTGTTATTCTGTTATACAAGAAATTAGGAAAACTGTTTGGATTCCccatatattttctttagtaaaGAAGTATATAAGGGCCTGTATTGGATGCAAAAGGTTCAGGGAAAGACCTATTAAATTAAACCAAAGTTCTTATCGTGAGGTTAGAATTGATCCACCAAATGTCCCATtccgtaatatttacattgatcataTGGGACCCTTTTATGTTAAGGTGAACAATTCCAAAGAAAAGGTATGGATCCTTGTAATTAGTTGCATGTGGTCAAGAGCGGTAAATCTAAAGCTGTGTGATAGTCTCTCGGTTGAGGATTTGCTAAGAGCCTTGCAGCTCCACATTTATCAATTTGGAATGCCTGAGTATATAGTCTCTGATTTGGGAACTCAAATGACTGCTGGATCCAATATTATAGAGACTTTTCTTTCTGATTTTGAAACTAAAGATTTTCTGAGAAGGCATAATATGAATGAGATCAAATTTGACCACTATTATAAGGGTAATAGTGAACTTGGAGGATTAGTTGAAATCTGTGTTAAGCTGTCTAAAAGACTGATCCAAGGAGCTGTTGGTAAAAACATTTTACCATACAAGGATTTTGAGTTTATTGTATCCAAAACAGTACACCTTATTAATCGCAGGCCTATAGCCTTTAAAGACTCATTGAGGGAATATTCTCCGGAGGAATTGCCTGAAGTCATAACTCCGGAGAAGTTGTTATAA